TTTGGCGATGAGAAAAATTATGCATTTACATATCCTAGGAATTGGCGGAACCTTCATGAGTGCCTTGGCTATTCTGGCGCGTGAAGCAGGTTATAAGGTGACTGGTTGTGATGCGAATTGCTATCCTCCGGTAAGTGATCTGTTAAAAGCCAAAGGGATTGAGTGGACAGAAGGCTATGAGGATACTGCTCAAGCCTTAAAAGCAGACTCGGTGATTATAGGAAATGCAATTAAGAGAGGAATGCCAGTACTGGAAGCAGTACTTAATGCCGGAAAAAATTATATTTCAGGCCCCCAGTGGTTGGCTGAAAATATATTACCTCGTTATCGTGTATTGGCCGTTGCTGGCACCCATGGGAAGACAACAACAACTTCCATGCTGGCATTTATTCTTCAGCAGGCTGGTCTTAATCCTGGATTTCTCATTGGGGGAGTTGCTCCAAATTTTAATACTAGCGCTTTTTTAGGGCGGGGAGAATGGTTTGTCATTGAGGCGGATGAATACGATAGTGCCTTTTTTGATAAACGGCCTAAATTAATGCATTATCGACCTGAAGTGGCCATTCTTAATAATCTTGAATTTGATCATGCAGATATCTATGCCAATCTGGAAGCAATTCAACAGCAATTTCACCATTATCTGAAGACTATTCCTGGAAAGGGGGTAGTCATTAAACCCCGAGATGATGTGGCGCTTAATCAGGTTATAGCGCAAGGTGTTTTTTCAGCAGTGGAAGAGCTGGCTTTCAAGGGGCATGCGACCTGGCGCGCTGAAATACTTGAGGACAGTGGAAAAGCCTTTCGTATTTGGTACAAAGGTACACCAGTGACTGAAGTGAATTGGCCTTTAATTGGTCAATTTAATGTTGAAAATGGTTTGGCAGCGATTGCTGCGAGTTACCATGCCGGAGTAGATATTGAGACTGCAGCCCGTGCATTGGCAG
This region of Legionella clemsonensis genomic DNA includes:
- the mpl gene encoding UDP-N-acetylmuramate:L-alanyl-gamma-D-glutamyl-meso-diaminopimelate ligase; this encodes MHLHILGIGGTFMSALAILAREAGYKVTGCDANCYPPVSDLLKAKGIEWTEGYEDTAQALKADSVIIGNAIKRGMPVLEAVLNAGKNYISGPQWLAENILPRYRVLAVAGTHGKTTTTSMLAFILQQAGLNPGFLIGGVAPNFNTSAFLGRGEWFVIEADEYDSAFFDKRPKLMHYRPEVAILNNLEFDHADIYANLEAIQQQFHHYLKTIPGKGVVIKPRDDVALNQVIAQGVFSAVEELAFKGHATWRAEILEDSGKAFRIWYKGTPVTEVNWPLIGQFNVENGLAAIAASYHAGVDIETAARALAEFKPVKRRLEIKSERHGVTVYDDFAHHPTAITKTVNALKNSGRHERILAVLEFASYTMKTGIHAGAMAQALSAVDHVYVLNPEHFSLDKVIHDWQCPYQILPDASTIIAAVVEETRPGDAVLIMSNRGFDNIHQNLVLQIDLKFGK